The window CCGTGTCGAACCTGTCCCGGCTGACCGTCGAGGCCCTGAACGCCGCCGCCTCGCTCGGCGACGAGGTGCGCGCGGTGACCGTCTGCCACCCCGACCCCGAGGACCGCACGCAGTTGCACGCCCTGGAGCGCGACTGGGCGCGCTGGGACCCCGGGGTGCCACTGATCCGGCTCACCTCCGAGCGCCGCGCCCTGGGCCGCCCGATCGCCGCGTACGTGGGCGGGACCGCCGCTGCCGAGCCCGGTACCCGCGTCACGGTGCTGATCCCCGAGGTCGAGCCGGACCGGCTGTGGCAGCGGCTGCTGCAGAACCAGCGGGGTGCCGTGGTCGCCCATGCCGTCCGGAAGGACACGGACGCGGTGATCTGCCGGCTGCGGTTCCGCATCTGATCCCGCACGCCGGAGGCAACCTTCCCGGAGGGCTTGCCCCGGCGCCGTTCAGGCGCCCGGGGGGTTTGGTTCACGCAGTTGGATCAGCTCGCCGTATGGGTTCCGTCAAAGCCGTACGAGCCTGCGTATGGGAGCCGTCAACAGCGCTCGAATCCGGCCAGAGAGGCGCTTTCCTCTAATCGTCCGTTCGATTCGAACCTCATCTAGGAGCTTGCGATGGCCGACGTGGCCTTCGTCGTCACCACGATCGCGGTGTTCGCGCTGGTGGCTCTCGTCGCCAAGGGGGTGACGAAGCTGTGACCGCCGAGAACATCGTCGGCCTGATCGTGGCCGTCGCCCTGCTGGGCTATCTCGTGCTCGCCCTGATCTTCCCGGAGAGGTTCTGACCGTGACATCAGCTGCTGCCGCAGCGGGCGACATGAGTCCCGTCCTCGCCGCTGTGCTCCAGATGCTTGCTCTGACAGCGGCACTGGCGCTCGCCTATCGCCCCCTCGGCGACTACATGGCCAAGGTCTACTCCTCGGACAAGCACCTTCGTGTCGAGAAGTGGATCTACAAGGGCATCGGCGCCAACCCGAACACGGAGATGCGCTGGCCCGCCTACCTGCGCGGTGTCCTCGCCTTCTCCGCGGTCAGTGTTCTGTTCCTGTACCTGCTGCAGCGCTTCCAGGGCAGCCTGCCCGGCTCGCTCGGCTTCTCCTCGATCGACCCGGACCAGGCGTTCAACACTGCCGCGTCGTTCGTCTCGAACACCAACTGGCAGTCGTACTACGGCGAGCAAGCCATGGGCCACGTCGTACAGACCGGCGGCCTGGCGGTGCAGAACTTCCTGTCCGCCGCGGTCGGTATCGCCGTGGCCGTCGCGCTCGTCCGCGGCTTCGCGCGCTCGCGCACCGGTGAACTCGGCAACTTCTGGTCCGACCTGGTCCGCGGCACCGTCCGCATCCTGCTGCCGATCTCGGTGATCGCCGCGATCGTGCTCGTCGCGTGCGGCGCGATCCAGAACTTCTCCGGCATCCACGAGGTCGGCCAGTTCACCGGCGGCACGCAGCAGTGGAACGGCGGCGCGGTCGCCTCCCAGGAGGCCATCAAGGAGCTGGGCACCAACGGCGGCGGCTACTTCAACGCCAACTCCGCCCACCCCTTCGAAAACCCCAACGCGTTCTCCAACCTCTTCGAGATCTTCCTGATCCTGCTGATCCCGTTCGCGCTCACCCGGACCTTCGGCCGGATGGTCGGCTCGCTCAGGCAGGGCTACGCGATCCTCGCCACGATGGTCACCATCTGGATCGGGTTCACGGCCCTGATGATGTGGACCGAGTTCGCCCACCACGGCCCGGCGTTCGATGTCGCGGGCGGTGCGATGGAGGGCAAGGAGACCCGCTTCGGCGTCGGTGCCTCCTCGATCTTCGCGGTGGCCACGACGCTGACCTCGACCGGTGCGGTCGACTCGTTCCACTCCTCGTTCACCGGCCTCGGCGGTGGTATCACCATGCTCGGCATGCAGCTGGGCGAGATCGCGCCCGGTGGTACCGGATCCGGCCTCTACGGCATGCTGATCATGGCGATCATCGCGGTGTTCATCGCCGGTCTCATGGTCGGCCGTACGCCCGAGTACCTGGGCAAGAAGATCGGCACCCGCGAGATCAAGTTCGCGGCCTGCTACATCCTCATCACCCCGGCGCTGGTGCTCGTCTTCACCGCCGCGGCGATGGCCCTGCCGACGCCCGGCAACTCGATGACCAACAGCGGCGCGCACGGGTTCTCCGAGATCCTTTACGCCTACACCTCGGCCTCGAACAACAACGGTTCGGCCTTCGCGGGTCTGAACGCCGACACGCAGTGGTTCAACAGCACGCTGGGTCTGGCGATGCTGCTAGGCCGCTTCCTGCCGATGGTGTTCGTGCTGGCGCTGGCCGGATCGCTCGCCGAGCAGAAGCCGGTGCCCGCGACCGCGGGCACGTTGCGCACCGAAAAGCCGCTGTTCACCGGGCTGTTGGTGGGCGCGATCCTGATCATCACCGGTCTGACCTACTTCCCGGCGCTCGCGCTGGGTCCGCTGGCCGAGGGGCTGGCGTCATGACCACCCGCACAGAGAAGCAAGAGGACACCGTGTCCACGACTACTCCCACCCGGGCGCCGCACAGCGATGTGCCGACCGGTCACAAGGACGAAGGACGCGTCGGCGCGGGTCTGTTCGACCCGAAGCAGCTGCTGAAGTCGCTGCCGGACGCCTGTCGCAAGCTCGACCCGCGGGTGATGGTCAAGTCCCCCGTGATGTTCGTGGTGCTGGTGGGCTCGGTCCTGACGACCGTGTTCTCCTTCAAGGACCCGGGCGACTGGTTCGGCTGGGCCATCAGCGCCTGGCTCTGGCTCACCGTCATCTTCGCCAACCTGGCGGAGGCGGTGGCCGAGGGCCGCGGCAAGGCGCAGGCCGACACCCTGCGCAAGGCCAAGACCGACACCGTCGCGCGCCGGCTGTCCAAGGACGGCGGCTCTGAGGAGCAGGTGCCCGGCACAGAACTGCGCGTCGGCGACCTGGTCGTCTGCGAGGCGGGCGACATCATCCCCGGCGACGGTGACGTCGTCGAGGGCGTGGCGTCCGTGGACGAGTCGGCCATCACCGGTGAGTCGGCCCCGGTCATCCGCGAGTCCGGCGGCGACCGGTCCGCGGTCACCGGCGGTACGAAGGTGCTGTCCGACCGCATCGTCATCAAGATCACGACGAAGCCGGGCGAGACCTTCATCGACCGCATGATCGCCCTGGTCGAGGGCGCGGCCCGGCAGAAGACGCCCAACGAGATCGCGCTGAACATCCTGCTCGCGTCCCTCACGATCGTCTTCCTGCTGGCCGTCGCCACGCTGCCGCCGTTCGCGGACTACGCGGGCACGCACCTCACCATGGTCGTGCTGGTGGCCCTCCTTGTCTGTCTGATCCCGACTACGATCGGCGCGCTGCTCTCCGCGATCGGCATCGCGGGCATGGACCGGCTGGTGCAGCGGAACGTACTCGCCATGTCTGGCAGGGCAGTTGAGGCGGCGGGCGACGTGTCGACCCTCCTCCTCGACAAGACCGGCACCATCACGCTCGGCAACCGGCAGGCCGCCGAGTTCGTGCCGGTGACCGGCACCGCCGACGCCGCCCTGGCCGACGCCGCCCAGCTCTCCTCGCTGGCCGACGAGACGCCCGAGGGCCGCTCCGTCGTCGTCCTGGCGAAGGAGAAGTACGGGCTGCGCGAGCGGAGCCGGGGCGAGCTGTCCGGCGCCGAGTGGATCGCCTTCACCGCCCAGACCCGGATGTCGGGCGTGGACGTCGACGGACGCAAGATCCGCAAGGGCGCGGCCGGTTCGGTCATGGCCTGGGTCCGGGAGCGCGGCGGCGAGGTGTCCGAGGACGCCGACACCCTGGCCAATCGGATCTCCGAGGCGGGCGGCACCCCACTGCTCGTGGCGATCGAGGACACCGAGGGCGCCCGGGTGCTGGGCGTCATCCACCTCAAGGACGTCGTCAAGGACGGCATGCGCGAGCGGTTCGACGAGCTGCGGCGCATGGGCATCAAGACCGTCATGATCACCGGTGACAACCCGCTGACCGCCAAGGCGATCGCGGACGAGGCCGGCGTCGACGACTTCCTCGCGGAGGCCACTCCCGAGGACAAGATGGCCCTCATCAAGCGGGAGCAGGCGGGCGGCAAACTCGTTGCGATGACAGGCGACGGCACGAACGACGCCCCCGCGCTGGCCCAGGCGGACGTCGGCGTGGCGATGAACACGGGTACGTCGGCCGCGAAGGAGGCCGGCAACATGGTCGACCTCGACTCCAACCCGACCAAGCTCATCGAGATCGTCGAGATCGGCAAGCAACTCCTCATCACCCGGGGCGCGTTGACGACGTTCTCCATCGCCAACGACGTCGCGAAGTACTTCGCGATCATCCCGGCGCTGTTCGCGGCGGTCTACCCGGGCCTGGACAAGCTCAACATCATGCAGCTGTCCTCGCCCGACTCCGCGATCCTGTCCGCGGTCATCTTCAACGCGCTGATCATCATCGCGCTCGTGCCGCTCGCACTGCGGGGCGTGCAGTACCGGCCGGTGAGCGCGGACAGGCTGCTGCGGCGCAATCTCGGGATCTACGGGCTGGGCGGGCTGATCGCGCCCTTCATCGGAATCAAGATCATCGACCTGATCATCTCCCTCATCCCCGGAATCGGCTGATCGGCTATGAACAACTCGGTATCCAACACTGCCCGGTTGCTCTGGGCCGGCCTGCGCGCGCTTCTCGTCCTGACGGTGGTGACGGGCATCATCTACCCGCTGGCCATCACCGGCGTGGCCCAGGGCCTCTTCAACGACAAGGCGAACGGCTCGGAGATCAAGGCGGACGGCAAGGTCGTCGGCTCCTCGCTCATCGGCCAGGCGTACAACCTGCCGCTGAAGAAGGGCCAGGAGACCCCGGAGCCCAACCTGAAGTGGTTCCAGGGCCGCCCGCAGAACGGCCTGGGCACCAACAGCGTCAACACCCA is drawn from Streptomyces liliifuscus and contains these coding sequences:
- the kdpF gene encoding K(+)-transporting ATPase subunit F, with the protein product MTAENIVGLIVAVALLGYLVLALIFPERF
- the kdpA gene encoding potassium-transporting ATPase subunit KdpA gives rise to the protein MSPVLAAVLQMLALTAALALAYRPLGDYMAKVYSSDKHLRVEKWIYKGIGANPNTEMRWPAYLRGVLAFSAVSVLFLYLLQRFQGSLPGSLGFSSIDPDQAFNTAASFVSNTNWQSYYGEQAMGHVVQTGGLAVQNFLSAAVGIAVAVALVRGFARSRTGELGNFWSDLVRGTVRILLPISVIAAIVLVACGAIQNFSGIHEVGQFTGGTQQWNGGAVASQEAIKELGTNGGGYFNANSAHPFENPNAFSNLFEIFLILLIPFALTRTFGRMVGSLRQGYAILATMVTIWIGFTALMMWTEFAHHGPAFDVAGGAMEGKETRFGVGASSIFAVATTLTSTGAVDSFHSSFTGLGGGITMLGMQLGEIAPGGTGSGLYGMLIMAIIAVFIAGLMVGRTPEYLGKKIGTREIKFAACYILITPALVLVFTAAAMALPTPGNSMTNSGAHGFSEILYAYTSASNNNGSAFAGLNADTQWFNSTLGLAMLLGRFLPMVFVLALAGSLAEQKPVPATAGTLRTEKPLFTGLLVGAILIITGLTYFPALALGPLAEGLAS
- the kdpB gene encoding potassium-transporting ATPase subunit KdpB; the encoded protein is MTTRTEKQEDTVSTTTPTRAPHSDVPTGHKDEGRVGAGLFDPKQLLKSLPDACRKLDPRVMVKSPVMFVVLVGSVLTTVFSFKDPGDWFGWAISAWLWLTVIFANLAEAVAEGRGKAQADTLRKAKTDTVARRLSKDGGSEEQVPGTELRVGDLVVCEAGDIIPGDGDVVEGVASVDESAITGESAPVIRESGGDRSAVTGGTKVLSDRIVIKITTKPGETFIDRMIALVEGAARQKTPNEIALNILLASLTIVFLLAVATLPPFADYAGTHLTMVVLVALLVCLIPTTIGALLSAIGIAGMDRLVQRNVLAMSGRAVEAAGDVSTLLLDKTGTITLGNRQAAEFVPVTGTADAALADAAQLSSLADETPEGRSVVVLAKEKYGLRERSRGELSGAEWIAFTAQTRMSGVDVDGRKIRKGAAGSVMAWVRERGGEVSEDADTLANRISEAGGTPLLVAIEDTEGARVLGVIHLKDVVKDGMRERFDELRRMGIKTVMITGDNPLTAKAIADEAGVDDFLAEATPEDKMALIKREQAGGKLVAMTGDGTNDAPALAQADVGVAMNTGTSAAKEAGNMVDLDSNPTKLIEIVEIGKQLLITRGALTTFSIANDVAKYFAIIPALFAAVYPGLDKLNIMQLSSPDSAILSAVIFNALIIIALVPLALRGVQYRPVSADRLLRRNLGIYGLGGLIAPFIGIKIIDLIISLIPGIG